CAGCAGGGCAGAAACAATTTTGAAATTAACGAAGCTCTGCTTTCTGACTTGGTTACAGAAAACAAAAATTTACCTGATAGTGCAAAGAGAGATTTGATTATTGCGCTTATCACTTTGAAATATACCCAGTCCAACTCGGTTTGCTATGCGGTTGATGGTCAGGCAATCGGTGTTGGTGCAGGTCAGCAGTCCAGAATTCACTGCACAAGACTTGCAGGCAGTAAGGCAGATAACTGGCACTTGCGTCAGTATGATAAGGTTTTAAACCTGCCTTTCTTAGATACCATGGGTCGTCCGGACAGAGACAACTGCATTGACGTGTACATCTCTGATGATTACGAAGATGTAATCGGCGACGGTGTTTGGCAGAAATATTTTAAGGTTCAGCCTGAGCCGTTAACCCGTGAAGAAAAGAAGGCATATCTTGCTTCTATTAAAGGTGTTTCTGTTGGCTCTGATGCCTTCTTCCCGTTTGATGATAACATCGAACGTGTGGCAAAGAGCGGTGTGTCTTACATTGCAGAACCCGGTGGCTCTATCCGTGACGATGTGGTAATTGACTGCTGTAACAAGCACGGCATTGTGATGGCATTTACCCATATGCGTCTGTTCCACCATTAATACATTACGAAAGGACTGTTTTTATGCAGGTTATGGTTATTGGCGGCGGCGGTCGCGAGCATACCATTATTAAAAAGTTAAAAGAAAGCAGTAAGATTGATAAAATCTTTGCCCTTCCGGGTAACGGCGGTATTGCGGCAGATGCTGAGTGTGTTGCAATCGGTGCAAAGGATATCGATGGTGCAGTGGCTTTTGCAAAAGAAAACAAGATTGAATTTGCTGTTGTTGCACCCGATGATCCGTTGGTACTTGGTATGGTTGATGCTTTAGAAGCGGTTGGCGTAAAATGCTTTGGACCTAAAGCAAACGCAGCAATTATCGAGGGCAGTAAAGTGTTCTCTAAAAACTTGATGAAGAAATACAACATTCCTACTGCACAGTATGAAGTGTTCTCTGAAATGGATGCAGCTCTTAAATATTTGAAAACTGCACCCATTCCGACTGTTATCAAGGCAGACGGTTTAGCACTCGGTAAAGGTGTTGTGATTGCAGAAACACGGGAAGATGCCATGAATGCCGTAAAATCCATGATGGAAGATAAAATCTTCGGTGAGAGCGGTAACAACATTGTAGTAGAAGAATTTTTAACAGGCCCAGAGGTTTCTGTTTTAGCATTTACAGACGGCAAAACATTAGTACCTATGGTTTCCTCTATGGATCACAAGCGTGCGCTCGACAATGACAAAGGTTTAAATACCGGTGGTATGGGCACAATTGCACCCAATCCGTATTACACAGAAGATATTGCAAAGGTTTGTATGGATACTATTTTTATGCCCACTATGGATGCAATGAACAAAGAGGGAAGAACCTTTAAAGGATGTCTTTACTTTGGTCTGATGCTGACCGAAAAGGGTCCTAAGGTTATCGAGTACAACTGCCGTTTTGGTGACCCTGAAACGCAGGTTGTTTTGCCTCTTTTGGAATCTGATTTGTTTGAAATCATGCAGGCGGTTGCAGAGGTAAGACTTTCTGAAGTTGATGTAAAATTCTCCAATGGCTCTGCTTGCTGTGTGGTAATGGCATCTGCCGGCTATCCGCAAAAGTACGAAAGCGGATTTGAAATCAAGGTGTCTGATGCGTTTAAAGGCAATCTGTTTGTGGCAGGTGCAAAGCTTGAGGACGGCAAAATGCTTACTGCAGGAGGCAGAGTTTTAGGTGTAACCGCAACAGCGGATACATTGGAAAACGCAATTGACAAGGCATATGCGGAAGTGAAAAACGTTTCCTTCGAGAATGCCTTCTACAGAAATGATATCGGACAACGTGCATTAAAAGCAAAGGAGGCATAAAACTTGGTATACAGAGTTTACGTTGAAAAAAAAGCAGGTCTTGCCAACGAAGCCGAATCTCTGAAAAAAGACATTATTTCTTTTTTAGGAATTAAGCTTTCTGAGGTTCGTTTGCTTAATCGCTATGATGTGGAAAACATCGACAAAGACTTGTTTGAATATGCAAAAAATACTGTATTTTCTGAACCGCAGTTGGATATTGCGACAGAAACCCTGGAAAACACAGATGGTGCAACTGTGTTTGCAGTTGAATCCCTTCCCGGTCAGTTCGACCAGCGAGCAGATTCTGCGGCACAGTGTATCCAGATTATTTCCCAGGGTGAAAAGCCCTTGGTGCGCACCGCAAAGGTGTATGTATTAAAAGGTGATTTTTCCGATTCAGAGCTTGCGGAAATC
This DNA window, taken from Clostridia bacterium, encodes the following:
- the purD gene encoding phosphoribosylamine--glycine ligase; this encodes MQVMVIGGGGREHTIIKKLKESSKIDKIFALPGNGGIAADAECVAIGAKDIDGAVAFAKENKIEFAVVAPDDPLVLGMVDALEAVGVKCFGPKANAAIIEGSKVFSKNLMKKYNIPTAQYEVFSEMDAALKYLKTAPIPTVIKADGLALGKGVVIAETREDAMNAVKSMMEDKIFGESGNNIVVEEFLTGPEVSVLAFTDGKTLVPMVSSMDHKRALDNDKGLNTGGMGTIAPNPYYTEDIAKVCMDTIFMPTMDAMNKEGRTFKGCLYFGLMLTEKGPKVIEYNCRFGDPETQVVLPLLESDLFEIMQAVAEVRLSEVDVKFSNGSACCVVMASAGYPQKYESGFEIKVSDAFKGNLFVAGAKLEDGKMLTAGGRVLGVTATADTLENAIDKAYAEVKNVSFENAFYRNDIGQRALKAKEA
- a CDS encoding phosphoribosylaminoimidazolecarboxamide formyltransferase; protein product: MKEFELKYGCNPNQKPAKIFMEDGTELPITILCGKPGYINFLDAFNSWQLVKEIKEALGEPAATSFKHVSPTSAAIGIPLPEKLKKACFVDDIEGLDDSKLACAYARARGTDRMSSFGDWIALSDVCDVTTAKLIAREVSDGIIAPGYEPEALEILKGKRKGNYNIVQIDPDFVPDAIEKKQVYGITFQQGRNNFEINEALLSDLVTENKNLPDSAKRDLIIALITLKYTQSNSVCYAVDGQAIGVGAGQQSRIHCTRLAGSKADNWHLRQYDKVLNLPFLDTMGRPDRDNCIDVYISDDYEDVIGDGVWQKYFKVQPEPLTREEKKAYLASIKGVSVGSDAFFPFDDNIERVAKSGVSYIAEPGGSIRDDVVIDCCNKHGIVMAFTHMRLFHH